A portion of the Osmerus mordax isolate fOsmMor3 chromosome 22, fOsmMor3.pri, whole genome shotgun sequence genome contains these proteins:
- the arl4ca gene encoding ADP-ribosylation factor-like 4Ca, producing the protein MGNSYSNLAAFQSLHIVILGLDSAGKTTVLYRLKFNEFVNTVPTIGFNTEKIKLSNGTAKGISCHFWDVGGQEKLRPLWKPYSRCTDGIIYVVDSVDVDRLEEAKTELHKITKFAENQGTPLLVIANKQDLPKSLSVSEIEKQLALHELSTSTPYHVQPACAIIGEGLHDGMDKLYDMIVKRRKSLKQKKKR; encoded by the coding sequence ATGGGGAATAGTTATTCAAACTTGGCTGCATTTCAGTCTCTACATATTGTCATCCTCGGTTTAGATTCCGCTGGTAAAACGACTGTTCTATACCGTCTGAAATTCAACGAATTCGTGAACACTGTCCCTACGATTGGGTTCAACACGGAAAAGATTAAACTAAGCAATGGAACTGCTAAGGGAATAAGTTGTCATTTTTGGGACGTCGGTGGACAGGAGAAGCTGAGGCCTTTGTGGAAACCGTACAGTCGTTGCACCGATGGTATAATTTATGTTGTGGACTCGGTTGATGTGGACAGACTTGAAGAAGCAAAAACGGAACTGCATAAAATAACAAAATTCGCAGAGAACCAAGGGACACCTCTACTAGTAATAGCCAACAAGCAGGACCTTCCCAAGTCTCTGTCTGTTAGTGAGATTGAGAAGCAACTGGCACTGCACGAACTGAGCACCTCCACCCCCTATCATGTTCAGCCTGCATGTGCCATCATAGGAGAAGGTCTTCACGACGGGATGGACAAGTTATATGACATGATTGTAAAGAGAAGGAAATCTctgaaacaaaagaaaaagcGATAA
- the sh3bp4a gene encoding SH3 domain-binding protein 4-A: MAAHRIRVTSTNHVLPRCKSEGTLIDLGETISEASLTDVKVPSPSALRLDTSASFETAREVVAIKDYCPSSFTTLKFSKGDRLYVLDTSGGEWWYAHNNTEMGYIPSAYVQPISCRNSSLSDSGMIDNLGECNDEGAKELDFQGEWSGFTLKPILPCNSNPFSIHTSTNPFVNGSRHGTLDQNCNERGMRNSTDLLLFDTPVSPSTPLSPSSSIMTNGYSSCNIFDMTPTSPNPEFLQTLHRDNPFFRSKRSYSLSELSTLQAQSNPPVPSSGLFTGLKAPSPEQFQSREDFRTAWLSHRKLARSCHDLDSLGQSPGWGQTQPVETNIVCRLDSSGGTVQLPDTHISIHVPEGHVAAEDTQQISMKALLDPPLELNNDRCSTVSPLVEIKLSNMEIKSFITLEMNVSVVVKSDSSQIAEILCVRSDCKEGPYAPIPHAYIYKDTVQVQLDNLEPCMYVAVVVQAHLLSVNTTVWDHVQKKITLGVYGPKYIHPSFKTVVAIFGHDCAPKSLLVNEVGRQANSTPPVALQLWGKHRFVLGYPQDLRIGLYSNMSNYEVKANESSRIVRGFQVKLGKVSRLLYMITTHNPDDISDFTLRVQVKDVLDCILAQFCVQTPQPPPKNGARITGQRRFLKKKEVGKIVLSPLAITTKYPQFQERRITSLKFGKLLKTVIRQTKSQYLLEYKKGDIIALLSEEKIKLRGQLWTKEWYIGYYQGKTGLVHAKNVLVLGKVKPIYFCGPDLTTTMLLEQILKPCKFLTYIYASVRTILMENVGNWRAFADALGYSNLPLAYFCRTELDNEPERVASVLEKLKEECNSMENKERKSFQRELMAALLKMDCQGLVARLTMDLILLTTAVEVATRWRELAEKLARVSKQQMEAYEAPHRDKNGQLDNESMWKPAYDFLLTWAARIGDSYRDVIQELHLGLDKMKNPITKRWKHLTGTLILVNCLDVLRSSAFSPACQGDFAI, encoded by the exons ATGGCTGCCCATCGTATTAGAGTGACCAGCACCAACCATGTTCTCCCTCGTTGCAAGTCAGAGGGCACGCTAATTGACCTTGGTGAGACCATCTCAGAGGCCAGTCTCACAGATGTTAAAG TGCCTTCTCCCAGTGCCTTGAGGCTTGACACCTCAGCCTCCTTTGAAACAGCCCGGGAGGTAGTTGCCATAAAGGATTACTGCCCATCGAGCTTTACCACTTTGAAGTTTTCCAAAGGCGATCGTCTGTATGTACTGGACACGTCAGGGGGTGAATGGTGGTACGCCCACAACAACACAGAGATGGGCTACATTCCGTCGGCCTACGTTCAGCCAATCAGCTGCAGGAACTCTTCACTTAGTGACAGCGGCATGATAGACAATCTTGGGGAGTGCAATGACGAAGGCGCAAAGGAGTTGGACTTTCAGGGTGAGTGGTCGGGGTTTACCCTGAAACCTATTCTGCCTTGTAATAGCAACCCCTTCTCCATCCATACTTCCACCAACCCCTTCGTCAATGGTTCTCGACATGGCACACTAGACCAGAACTGTaatgagagggggatgaggaactCAACAGACCTGCTTCTTTTTGACACACCGGtgtccccctctacccccctctccccctccagttcCATTATGACTAATGGTTACAGCAGCTGCAACATCTTTGACATGACCCCCACCAGCCCAAACCCCGAGTTCCTCCAGACACTTCACAGGGACAACCCGTTCTTCAGGAGCAAACGGTCCTACAGTTTATCAGAGCTATCCACCCTACAGGCACAATCCAATCCTCCTGTGCCTTCCTCTGGGCTGTTTACTGGGCTCAAAGCTCCATCTCCGGAGCAGTTTCAGAGCAGGGAGGATTTCAGGACTGCGTGGTTAAGCCATCGCAAGTTGGCCAGATCTTGTCATGACCTTGATTCCCTGGGTCAAAGTCCTGGTTGGGGTCAGACACAACCCGTAGAGACCAACATTGTGTGCAGGCTAGACAGCAGCGGTGGGACTGTTCAGCTTCCAGACACCCACATCAGTATCCATGTTCCTGAAGGCCATGTGGCTGCTGAAGACACCCAGCAGATCTCCATGAAGGCCCTGCTGGATCCTCCACTGGAGCTCAACAACGACCGGTGCTCCACCGTGAGCCCCTTGGTGGAGATCAAGCTGAGTAACATGGAGATCAAGTCCTTCATCACCCTGGAAATGAATGTGTCGGTGGTGGTGAAGAGCGATAGCAGCCAGATAGCCGAAATCCTCTGTGTCAGGAGCGACTGTAAGGAAGGCCCCTACGCTCCCATCCCTCATGCTTACATATACAAGGACACAGTGCAGGTACAGCTTGATAACCTAGAACCATGTATGTATGTGGCAGTTGTAGTGCAGGCCCATCTACTTAGCGTCAATACAACAGTATGGGACCACGTTCAAAAGAAAATCACACTGGGCGTCTATGGGCCCAAATACATCCATCCCTCTTTTAAGACTGTGGTGGCCATATTTGGTCATGACTGTGCACCTAAATCTCTATTGGTAAATGAGGTGGGTCGGCAGGCCAATTCTACCCCTCCAGTGGCCCTCCAGTTATGGGGGAAGCATCGGTTTGTCCTAGGCTATCCGCAGGACCTCCGGATAGGATTATACTCCAACATGTCAAATTACGAGGTAAAGGCAAATGAGTCATCCAGGATTGTCCGAGGCTTCCAGGTCAAGCTAGGGAAGGTCAGCCGACTCCTGTACATGATCACCACGCACAACCCCGATGACATCTCAGACTTCACCCTGCGAGTCCAAGTCAAGGATGTTTTGGACTGCATCCTGGCCCAGTTCTGTGTGCAAACGCCACAACCTCCTCCAAAGAATGGAGCACGGATAACTGGCCAGAGAAGGTTCctgaaaaagaaagaggtgGGTAAGatcgttctctctcctctggccatCACTACAAAATACCCCCAGTTTCAGGAACGACGTATCACCAGTCTTAAATTTGGGAAGTTGCTGAAAACAGTGATCAGGCAAACTAAGAGTCAGTATCTGTTGGAATACAAGAAGGGAGACATAATCGCTTTGCTGAGTGAGGAGAAAATTAAGCTCCGAGGACAACTGTGGACCAAAGAGTGGTATATAGGATATTATCAGGGGAAAACAGGCCTTGTTCATGCAAAGAATGTTCTGGTTTTAGGGAAAGTCAAGCCTATCTATTTCTGTGGGCCGGATCTCACGACAACCATGCTGCTGGAGCAGATCTTGAAACCATGTAAGTTCCTCACTTACATTTACGCCTCTGTGAGGACGATACTAATGGAGAACGTGGGGAACTGGAGAGCCTTTGCAGATGCTCTTGGATACAGTAACCTTCCCTTGGCTTATTTTTGTCGGACTGAATTGGACAATGAGCCCGAAAGGGTGGCGTCAGTTCTGGAGAAGCTCAAAGAGGAGTGCAACAGCATGGAGAACAAGGAGAGAAAGTCCTTCCAGAGAGAACTCATGgcg GCCTTGTTAAAGATGGACTGCCAGGGCTTGGTGGCCAGGCTGACCATGGACCTAATCCTGCTGACCACAGCGGTGGAGGTGGCCACGCGCTGGAGGGAACTGGCTGAGAAGCTGGCCAGGGTGTCCAAGCAGCAGATGGAGGCCTACGAGGCGCCGCACAGGGACAAGAACGGACAGTTGGACAATGAG TCAATGTGGAAGCCAGCCTATGACTTCCTGTTGACCTGGGCCGCCCGGATCGGGGACAGCTACCGGGATGTGATCCAGGAGCTGCACCTGGGCCTGGACAAGATGAAGAACCCCATCACCAAGCGTTGGAAGCACCTGACAGGCACCCTCATCCTGGTCAACTGCCTGGATGTCCTCCGCAGCTCCGCCTTCAGTCCTGCCTGCCAGGGGGACTTCGCCATCTGA